A single window of Sporosarcina sp. FSL W7-1349 DNA harbors:
- a CDS encoding YwaF family protein: MNGPRFEMFSLAHLSAIGFLVMAIVLLFIMKDRWPSQMETRAVMERVFAFTLLLFDSMYHLWMVSTDRWHLLDSLPLELCSLSLLASIVLLWTGNRHVFDFVFYAGIGGALQAIATPVLDLSFPHFRYFHFFYTHLGIILTALYFVWIKGYRPTFTGILKTMLVLNVLLPFIMIVNWAVGGNYMFLRMKPADGSLLDFLGPYPWYIVSLEVVAFLLFFILWLLGGRRSSE, translated from the coding sequence ATGAACGGACCGCGGTTTGAAATGTTTTCGCTGGCGCATCTCTCGGCGATCGGTTTCCTCGTCATGGCGATCGTTCTTTTGTTCATCATGAAAGATCGATGGCCTTCGCAAATGGAGACTAGGGCAGTGATGGAACGAGTATTCGCCTTCACTCTTTTATTGTTCGACAGTATGTATCATTTGTGGATGGTGTCCACAGATCGATGGCATCTTCTTGATTCACTGCCTTTGGAGTTATGCAGCCTCAGCCTGCTTGCATCGATTGTTTTGCTATGGACGGGGAACCGGCATGTATTTGATTTTGTTTTCTATGCCGGTATCGGAGGTGCATTGCAAGCCATTGCGACACCGGTTCTGGATCTGAGCTTTCCTCATTTCAGATACTTCCATTTTTTCTATACGCATCTGGGCATCATCCTGACCGCCCTTTATTTCGTCTGGATCAAAGGATATCGTCCCACATTTACAGGGATCTTGAAAACGATGCTTGTTTTGAATGTCCTGCTTCCGTTTATCATGATCGTCAATTGGGCGGTGGGTGGGAATTATATGTTTTTGCGAATGAAACCGGCTGACGGAAGTTTGCTTGATTTCCTAGGTCCGTATCCATGGTATATCGTTTCCCTGGAGGTCGTTGCTTTTCTACTGTTTTTCATTTTATGGCTGTTGGGAGGCAGGCGGTCTTCCGAATAA
- a CDS encoding YdeI/OmpD-associated family protein: MSKTIVEKLNLTKYNQAAVLHAPENTDYFQGWDDYDTKLVNKSYDLIFAFVVDLDSLRTLVNEVIENQSLHPKGYLYIAYPKKGNTVYPTYIHRDELLSGMGADEEGYVRSSTLKFSRMVGLDDVFTVVGLKEDSKGINKPSTKPSQCVDDYIEFIPEIENDLQEVPDLLAFYQALTPGYRKDWARYVYSAKQEATKTKRRDEMKMILRAGYKSRDLYRRDNR; this comes from the coding sequence ATGTCAAAGACGATTGTAGAAAAATTGAATTTAACGAAATATAACCAGGCGGCTGTGCTTCATGCGCCGGAGAATACCGATTATTTTCAAGGGTGGGACGACTATGATACAAAATTGGTGAACAAGTCATATGATTTGATTTTTGCCTTTGTCGTGGATTTGGATTCTCTTCGGACTTTGGTGAATGAAGTCATTGAGAACCAGTCCTTGCATCCAAAAGGCTATCTGTACATCGCCTATCCGAAAAAAGGGAATACCGTGTATCCGACGTATATTCATCGCGATGAGCTATTGTCAGGAATGGGTGCCGATGAAGAGGGATATGTAAGGTCCAGCACGTTAAAGTTTTCCCGGATGGTCGGTTTGGATGATGTGTTTACCGTTGTCGGCCTGAAGGAGGATTCTAAAGGGATCAACAAGCCTTCCACGAAGCCGAGCCAATGTGTGGATGATTATATTGAGTTCATTCCTGAAATTGAAAATGATTTGCAGGAAGTACCAGATTTACTGGCGTTTTATCAAGCGCTTACGCCCGGATACCGGAAAGATTGGGCGCGATATGTGTACAGTGCAAAACAAGAGGCGACGAAAACGAAACGGCGGGATGAAATGAAAATGATTTTACGTGCCGGTTACAAGAGTCGTGATCTTTATCGTCGGGACAATCGATGA
- a CDS encoding GNAT family N-acetyltransferase, whose translation MEETIIKELVTEKDFLAGYPIMKQLRSHLNEDAYMELVLEAKEKEQYRQFALFDGDEVVAVIGFQPMITLYYGRYIWVCDLVTDAAKRSKGYGEKLLGFVHDLARSEGYSFVALSSGLQRSDAHRFYEVKMGYDRVSYVFKTGL comes from the coding sequence TTGGAAGAAACTATCATCAAAGAACTAGTGACGGAAAAAGATTTCTTGGCGGGATATCCCATTATGAAACAACTACGTTCCCATCTGAATGAGGATGCCTATATGGAACTGGTCCTAGAGGCGAAAGAAAAAGAGCAATACCGGCAATTTGCGCTTTTTGATGGGGATGAGGTGGTGGCGGTCATCGGGTTTCAACCGATGATTACGCTTTATTATGGCCGCTATATCTGGGTTTGCGATCTCGTGACCGATGCAGCGAAGCGGTCGAAGGGATATGGAGAAAAGTTGCTCGGGTTCGTCCATGATCTTGCCCGGTCGGAAGGATACTCCTTCGTTGCTTTATCAAGCGGTCTGCAACGGTCGGACGCCCATCGCTTCTATGAAGTAAAGATGGGCTATGACCGCGTCAGCTATGTGTTTAAAACAGGATTATGA